A segment of the Oncorhynchus tshawytscha isolate Ot180627B linkage group LG19, Otsh_v2.0, whole genome shotgun sequence genome:
CGTGTGCTGATGTTataggaactgtaactcagtaaaatctttgaaattgttgcatgttgtgtttatatttttgttcagtatacgtAACAAACAAGTTGTAAAATATGATATGTACATATATTGTACAAAATAAGAGAGTTTGGTCAATATTACAGGGAAATAGATTACGTAGGGAAAAGAGCACTTTAATACATGTTTAAGTGGCTTGCGGTAGGCCTATACTTTTCACCAAAAAGACAAAGTACATACTATTCACTATTAAGTTTGAAAGAGCTTCACTCCAATGACACACGTAAGACAATGGCTTCAACGTTCATTGTGTTTCTGTCACTAATACAGAAGTAGTGTTCATTATAGTCCTGTATTATGATGAGATAAGGGCCAGTTGAGGTTGCTGGTAAAGCACCCTACGTTGAGTTTGGGTTGGTATGAGGCCGCGCTTTCCCTTGGTTGATTGGCTGTGTTGGTTAGCGTGGCCAGCGTGGCATCCTCTCAGACTAGTGCTGTTTGAGGGCGTCTCATCTCCTTCAGAACCTCATCTCGGCTAAGCAAATACTGAAAGCAAGAAGGGCCAGGGGCTGGGGTTAGCAGGGAGTGTTATGCTGCAATGTTTGTCAGTTAAAGGCTTAAGGCTAATGTCCCAACAAAGTCAATTCAAAATCTATTTGTTGAAGCCTGTTTGTTCAGTTGCAACGCCTGCTGTCAGCAAATATAATAACACCAAAGTACCACAGCATTGAGGAGAAAAGTAAAACACAACAGCTTAAAAGGAAATACTTTGTTATCTGGTTATTTAATTAAACAGATATTAAAAGCTTGTTGAACGAGACTGACCGAGGAGCTACTTACCGTGAGTTGGTTAATTCCCTCAGACAGAGCTTCTATCTGCAGCACGGGCCCCTCTGTCACCGCCATCTGCAAAGTCAGGCCTTTCATCAAACACAACACCTAGGGGCTCCATTCAAACTGTATCATTGAAGTTCATTTCTGattgagctgacatatgcagTATTTCTTGTGAATGCAGTAATGCTAAATTCCACGAtatggattgaatagagcccctagTCCTAGAGCTACTTTTACTACTGACAGGCCAGGTCATCAATGACATAACACACAGTGCTTTGTTTAGTCCCATGCATGACGGGTGGCAGGGTAGAAGGATCTAGCTGCTGACCAAGCACCACTGTTCAAGTCATAGGTCACATTCCATGCCAACTACATTGCAGTCCTTGCATTGCATAAACCAATGATTACGTGCCATGTCATCAACTGTGCAGTCGGGTATCAGACTGCTATATGATGTGATTAGCTGATATGTAATTTAGATACATATCCAGGTGTTGTGAGATCTGGCAGGTGTCTGCAGTGTAGTCAGCCTAGAACGTGGCCATTATGGATTTATGATAAAGATGTACCTGAAGATGGTTGAGCCCCCCACTCAAGGTGCTCCAATATGCACTACTCCATTGTGCATATAATGGGTCAATCATGATGATCAGAAGAATTGATGAGCCAGTTAGTGAATGCTAATGGTTAATTAATGATGCATGCTGATGTCTCTGCACTGCACAATGTATTTCATTACAAGTGTCTCTTTGATTCAAGTTTCCTTAAAATGAGCATCATTTCATCATAAAATGGAGACAAGGCTACTGTCTCCTTCTCTAATGAGAGAAGCATACTTTGTATAAAGATTGAATATAATTTATCAAGAAGAATAAAACACTTATCACACTTGTATTTTTATTGATGGATTTGGATAATGCTATTTACAATTAATGACAACGAGGGATTCTTTGATTGAAGCGTTATCTTTAACTATAAAAATATCATAACAGTCATATATGAAAATAACAGTGCGTAATCACAATCTGGAATCCATCAAAATGTGCACAGCTATAAAATCTCATTGTACTTCTTTCAATTTATTTACCAACATAAATATGTGAAATGCATTCCTCCATATGCAAATATTGCACAAGTTCATTCCATAACTGTCTGACAAACAGCAACATTACTTTCTACTGGTTAGgaatatatttaaaaacaatgGATGAACACCATTATGTGAatctcaaatacaggtgttaaAATGATCATTAGAATGATGCACAATATTGTTTACAATAGTAGCATTATCCTACTGCATTAAAGGGGTGAGGTGATAGATCACAGCTAGGCTTGTGAATCCCCCGAGAACATAGGAGCGGTGAGCTCTCCCACTCACCATCCACTCTTAAGTGTCCAGAGTGCAGCTCATGCCTGAGGCTGGGGTTGATTGTTAGATGATGGCACGTGAGGGGTGTGGAGGTGAGTGTGCTGGGGTGAGTTGGATAGGCATGGCAGGAAGAGGTGGGGTTATTGGCTGCAAGCTGAGTAGTGATGGGTAGGTAGGTACAGTAGTTTGACATCAGCTGTTTGGCCCCACCTGCTGCcgtctgtctgggtctctgtctagGATGGGGCTGAGGCCCCTGAAGCCGGAGTAGGGCCGGTGGGCCCCGTTCAGCACCGCCTGAACCTGGGCTGCCTCCAGGGGGCAAATGTAGTCTGTTGACTCGTCACACCTCTTCTTCCTCAGGTGGCCGAAGTTTGAGAAGCCCAACTTTTTTGGCTGAACAGGAGATAGCACAGAGAGAACATGGTTTATGAACAGATTGAGATAAAGCTATGTGTCACTTCTATTCTAGCTCTTTAACCATCATCAGTGAATAGATTTCTAAACACCGTACAAAATGGGCAGTGTTGCTATAAAAGGTTCCTTTAAGCCTAATTGTGCTGACTAAGTACATTATGCTATCGCAAAAATTTTCCTCAGCACATTTTCTGCTAGCCTTAACAAAGTGGTGAGTCTTAGACATGAGCTGGTGCTACAAAAGCCTGCTGCACGCAAAGCTGCTAGGTGGTCTTAGAGCTTGCCAGGTCTGAGGTATCACACTGAGGATtaaggtgttgtctgtctctctaaagagatgaggaaggggaggaggttagggggaaagagagagagaaagcggtgagagagagaaagaggagagagagagagagagagagagagagagagagagagagagagaagagagagagagggagagaaagagagagagagagagagaaagagaaagagagagagagaggggagagaggagagaggagagagtggggggcagagagagggaggagggggagagagagtgggaacgaggagagtgagagaaagaatgaAAAAAAGAGGGCTCCTAACAGGGTGGTGGTTCAGCCCTAGGcgtactacagtacagtactgtcatcTCTTACCCTGACTTTGGCTGTGGTGCTGAGCGGAGCGTAGCCTAAAGACTCCATGAACTCCCTCTTCTCCTGCTGAGCCTGGGAGCCCACCAGCATGTTGAAGTTGGTGGCCAGGTGACGTCGCAGCAGGGTCTTCTGAGGGGGGATGTTCAGCAGCATGGCCAGGGTATCTGAGTTAAAACGAGGCTCCAGAATCTAGGGGTCATTAGAGAAGATTCAGAGGAAGATACATGCTACATACAGACAATTACACAGAAAACTGAGATGGAATGAATTGGTAAAAGATAATAATTAAAAATAAACTTGGCTAAGGGAGTCTTGAACTGTATGTCTGACTGTATCCAAATGTACCTGAGCTGATATATAGTAGAAAGGTATAAGAAGGGGCTGATTCAGTCATGTGGGGTGTGTATTTACGATGAGGCCCCCGTGCACCCCGTTGCCCCTCAGGTTACTTATGATGAGGCCCCCGTGCACCCTGCTGCCCCTCAGGTTACTTACGATGAGGCCCCGTGCACCCGTTGCCCCTCAGGTTACTTACGATGAGGCCCCCGTGCACCCTGCTGCCCCTCAGGTTACTTACGATGAGGCCCCCGTGCACCCTGCCGCCCCTCAGGTTACTTATGATGAGGCCCCGTGCACCCCAGGTTACTTACGATGAGGCCCCGTGCACCCTGCTGCCCCTCAGGTTACTTACGATGAGGCCCCCGTGCACCCCGTTGCCCCTCAGGTTACTTACGATGAGGCCCCGTGCACCCTGCTGCCCCTCAGGTTACTTACGATGAGGCCCCGTGCACCCTGCTGCCCCTCAGGTTACTTATGATGAGGCCCCGTGCACCCCAGGTTACTTACGATGAGGCCCCGTGCACCCTGCTGCCCCTCAGGTTACTTACGATGAGGCCCTGTGCACCCTGCTGCCCCTCAGGTTACTTACGATGAGGCCCCCGTGCACCCTGCTGCCCCTCAGGTTACTTACGATGAGGCCCCGTGCACCCTGCTGCCCCTCAGGTTACTTATGATGAGGCCCCGTGCACCCCAGGTTACTTACGATGAGGCCCCGTGCACCCCGCTGCCCCTCAGGTTACTTACGATGAGGCCCCGTGCACCCTGCTGCCCCTCAGGTTACTTACGATGAGGCCCCCGTGCACCCTGCTGCCCCTCAGGTTACTTACGATGAGGCCCCCGTGCACCCTGCTGCCCCTCAGGTTACTTACGATGAGGCCCCGTGCACCCTGCTGCCCCTCAGGTTACTTACGATGAGGCCCCGTGCACCCTGCTGCCCCTCAGGTTACTTACAATGAGGCCCCCGTGCACCCTGCTGCCCCTCAGGTTACTTACGATGAGGCCCCCGTGCACCCCGCTGCCCCTCAGGTTGGGTGCGTATTCTGCCAGGTCCACTGAGCGAAGCCACTCCATCACCCTGTGGTTCGACCACTGAACCACCTCCGAGGGAGAAGTCTTGTTCTAGCAGGAAATATGAAACATGTATGAGAAAACACAACtaaagatgtaggatcttcatttgacctatattgtcacagctacagttgaagttgaaagtttacatacacttaggttggagtcattaaaactcgtttttcaaccactccacaaatttcttgttactatagttttggcaagtcggttaggacatctaccttgtgcacacaagtcatttttccaacaattgtttacagacagattatttcacttataactcactgtatcacaattccagtgggtcagaagtttacatacactaagttgaccgtgcctttaaacagcttggaaaattccagaaaatgatgtcatggctttagaagcttctgataggctaattgacatcatttgagtcaactggaggtgcacctgtggatgtatttcaaggcctaccttcaaacgcagtgcctctttgcttgacatcatggcaaaatgaaaagaaatcagccaagaactgaaaaattgtaggcctccacaagtctagttcatccttgggagcaatttccaaatgcctgaaggtaccacgttcatctctacaaacaatagtacgcaagtataaacaccttgggaccacgcagccgtcataccgctcaggaaggagacgcgttcggtctcctagagatgaatgtactttggtacgagaagtgcaaatcaatctcagaacaacagcaaaggaccttgtgaagatgctgaaggaaacaggtacaaaagtatctatatccacagtcaaacgagtcctatatcgacataacctgaaaggccactcagcaagtaAGGTTTACAACTGTAAATGGGGACAAAGTtcatacttttttgagaaatgtcctctggtctaatgaaacaaaaataaaacaatttggcaataatgaccatcgttatgtttgaaagaaaaagggggagccttgcaagccaaagaacaccatcccaaccgtgatgcacgggggtggcagcatcatgttgtgggggtgtgctttgctgcaggagggactggtgcacttcacaaaatagatggcatcatgagggagaaaatTATAGGGATATATTGactcaacatctcaagacatcagtcaggaagttaaagcttggtggcaaatgggtcttccaaatgaacaataaccccaagcatacttccaaaattgtagaaaaatggcataaggacaacaaagtcaaggtattggagtgactatcacaaagacctgacctcatccttttgaaaatttgtgggcagaactgaaaaagtgtgtgctagCAAGGTGgctgacaaacctgactcaggtacaccacctctgtcaggaggaatgggccaagaaatgttttacccaagttaaacaatttaaaggcaatgctaccaaatactaattgagtgtatgtaatcttctgaatgtgattaaataaataaaagctgaaataaatccttctctctactattattctaacatttcacattcttaaaataaagtggtaactgacctaagacagggaatttttactaggattaaatgtgaggaattgtgaaaaactgagtttaaatgtatttggctaaggtgtatgtaaacttccgacttcaactgtatatattgtgTAAACAGAAAACCTCCTATAAACGTGCACACACGTCTCACCTCATCTCCAGGTCTTCTCTTCAGGCAGTTGGGGTTGAACTTGTTGACGTGGAGGACGTGGATAGCACACTTCACACTGAGATGATGGAGCTGACTGGTCACTTTCAGGAACAAGAGGTCATTCTGAGGGAAACAAGTCTTTCACGTTTgcttaatttgtatttatttatttaagctgTATTTAAAAAGGAGGTCCCTTGAGACACTGAGACAAAAACTAGTAAAACTACAATGAAAACCAATGAATGTATTTACCACTGTCAAGTACTGAATCATTCTGCCGTCTACTCTTCCCTCGTGAAACTGACCCTTGTATTGAGGTAAACCAATGTCATCAAGCCAACCTTTGAGGACAAACAACATGACAACCAATTTTGCCAGATTGATTATACAGAATACAGCACCAAGTTTGCTGAATGTTGAGTCAATATGTTGATGACCTCCTGATACATACGTGTGACCCAGATGTGGTCCAGTTCAGAGGATTTCTCAGTCGTTTTGGTGCTGAAGGACTTGAGGGCCAACTGTAGCTTCTTCCTGTGCAGTGGATTCTTAATCCCCATTTCCTGATACCAAGATTAAGATTAAGATTAATCCAGGTTATGAACACAATCCCTTTCTACAAGATGAGTGCTGGAAATGACTGGTTTGGAAATGACTAGATTTGGAATCACTTTGCACACTATTTTACAATTGTGATTAAGATCCAAACAAAAGAGTTTGTCCTGCGTACATTGGTATGACATTTGGTGCGGGAACCTGTAAAATACAAACAATGAGTGAAGTTACATGTGAAATATAGCTCCAAACTTGCTAAAACCAACAAAGACAAAAGTCCAGCAACATGAGGACGTGAAAGAAGGAACGAAATGGCTTCTTGAAAACTAGACAGATAGAACTAGATGGTGATAAGAATGATGCATCCAAACAACGACGTTCCCTGAACGATCTCCTTTGTGTCCAAACAACGATGTTCCCTGAACGATCTCCTTTGTGTCCAAACAATGATGTTCCCTGAAGGATCTCATTTGCATCCAAACAACTACGTTCCCTGAAGGATCCCCTTCGCGTCCAAACAGTGATGTTCCCCGGAGGATCTCATTTGCATCAAAACAACGACGTTCCTTGAAGGATCTCATTTGCATCCAAACAACTACGTTCCCTGAAGGATCTCATTTGCATCCAAACAACTACGTTCCCTGAAGGATCTCCTTTGCGTCCAAACAACGATGTTCCCCGAATGATCTCCTTTGCGTCCAAACAACGATGTTCCCCTTTGCGTCCAAACAATGATGTTCCCTGAAGGAACTCCTTTGCTTACTTGACAAATAACTTTCCAACAATGTTCTGTAAACCAAAATATGTAAGCTGGGTAATTTTTTTGACTATACCTTCTCTAAGTCCTGTGGTGTGGCGGAGAGGAGGGTCTGCCCACTGTTGGCCCAATGTTGGGCCAGAATCACATACTGGTCCAGCCCACTCTCCTCTAGCCAGCAACAGACCTGCTCCGGAGTCCACTTGGAGAAGGGTGTCTTCAAATCCctgcaagagaggagagacaattgGATCATCAAGACTGGAATATTTttactaactgtaagtcactctggaaaaGAGTCTGCCAAATGACTAAATGTAAATGCTTTGGCTTTTTTGTATATTCTCTGTCACATGCACGTTTAAAAGGATACACTGTATACATGTATTTTGTGATACTGTCTGTCCCATACCACACAGAGGTCAATGTCTCTCCAGTCCGGGCAAGACGAGGGCTGGCGGTGGCTCTCAGTCCCCCCCTCTTAAACTCTCCAGGCTCAAGGTCCTCTCTCTGCAGGGTGCCAGACTGGGTCCTCCGAATCCTAGGGTAGAGGAGATAGAATACATCATTAGTCATTTACTAAGAATTACACAGTACCTTTGCAAGGCCACCTCCTCTACCCAGAATGACTTGTATCAGATATCTGCCATTttcttcattttatttatttatttcacctttatttaaccaggtagcctagttgagaacaagttctcatttgcaactgctacctggccaagataaagcatagcaattcgacacatacaacaacacagagttacacatggaatcaacaaaacatacagccaataatatagtagaacaaaagaaaacaaaaagtctatatacagtgagtgcaaattaggtaagataagggagttaaggcaataaataggccatggtggtgaagtaattacaatatagcaattaaacactggaatggtagatgtgcagaagatgaatgtgcaagtagagatactgaggtgcaaaggagcaagataaataaataaatactgtatggggatgaggtaggtagatagatgggctatgtacaggtgcagtgatctgtgagctgctctgacaactggtgcttaaagctagtgagggagatatgagactccagcttcagagatttttgcagttcgttccagtcattggcagcagagaactggaaggaaagacagagaactggaaggaaagacgaccaaaggaggaattggctttgggggtgaccagtgagatatacctgctggagcacgtgctacgagtgggtgctgctatggtgaccagtgagctgagataaggcggggctttacctagcagagacttgtagataacctgtagccagtgggtttggcgacgcgtataaagcgagggccaaccaacgagagcgtacaggtcgcaatggtgggtagtgtatggggcattggtgacaaaagggatggcactgtgatagactgcatccagtttgatgagtagagtgttggaggctattttatagatgacatcaccaaagtcgaggatcggtaggatggtcagttttacgagtgtatgttaggcagcatgagtgaaggatgctttgttgcgaaattggaAGCCTTTTCTAGTttgaattttggattggagatgcttaatatgagtctggaaggagagtttacagtctaactagacacctaggtatttgtagttgtccacgtattctaagtcagagccgtccagagtagtgatgctggacaggcgagcaggtgcggttgaaaagcatgcatttagtttcccctgcgtttaagagcagttggaggccacggaaggagagttttatggcattgaagctctactggaggttagttaacacagtgtccaaagagtggccagaagtatacagaatggtgtcgtctgcgtacaggtgtaccagagaatcaccagcagcaagagcaacatcattgatgtatacagaaaagagagtcggcctgagaattgaaccctgtgggacccccatagagacagccagaggtccggacaacaggccctctgatttgacatactggactctatcagagaagtagttggtaaaccaggcaaggcaatcacttgagaaaccaaggctgtcgagtctgccaataagaatgtggtgattgacagggtcgaaagccttgaccaggtcgatgaatacggctgcacagtaatgtctcttatcgatggcggttatgatgtcgtttaggaccttgagggtggctgaggtgcacccatgaccagctctgaaaccagattgcatagtggagaaggtacggtgggatttgaaatggtcggtaatctgtttgttaacttggctttcgaagaccttagaaagacggggtaggatagatataggtctgtagcagtttgggtctagagtgtctccccctttgaagagggggatgaccgcggcagctttctaatctttggaaatctcagacgatacgaaagagaggttgaacaggctagtaataggagttgcaCCAATTTCGGCAGATACTTTTAgtaagagagggtccagattgtctagcccggctgatttgtaggggtccagattttggaaagcatggccagccgtagagaaatgcttattgaaattctcaattataatggatttatcggtggtgacagtgtttcctagcctcagagcagtgggcagctgggaggaggtgctcttattctccatggactttacagtgtcccagaactttttagaGTTAGTACTACAGAATGCAAAtttttgtttgaaaaagctagccttagctttcctaactgcctgtgtatatttgttcctaacttccctgaaaagttgcatatcagggggctattcgatgctaatgcagaacgccacagtatgtttttgtgctgatcaagggcagacaggtctggagtgaaccaaggactatatctattcctagacctaaattttttgaatggggcatgcttatttaagatggtgaggaaggcacttttaaagaatagccaggcatcatctactgacgggatgaggtcaatgtcattccaggttaccccggccaggtcaattagaaaggcctgttcgcagaagtgttttaaggagcgtttgacagggatgagtggaggccgtttgaccgctgacccattgcGAATgcaggcaatgatcgctgagatcttgattgaaaacagcagaggtgtatttggagggtgagttatttaggatgacatctatgagggtgcccgtgtttacggatttggagttgtatCATTAGTATCTGAATTAATATCTCTAAATAGATATTCAGCAGTGTGCCCTtcctgtgtacatgtgtgtgtcttctGTACAGGTACTCACTTCCCCCAGAGTTTCTTGATGCCCAGGTGGTTCTTCTTGTtctctggggagacaggagactGCTTTCCTGAGTCCACTCCAGACGACAGGGGGGACAGGTCCGACTGCGTGGACTCATCCAGTCTCTCCGACTTTCCTATGAGAGCAGGAGATTATGTTAAATAAGTACTGTACTACTATTTCAAACTGTTTCAATCATTTCCCTACTGTTCTCTTCATGAAAGTAAGTCATGCAAAGGTTAAGGGACACTGTATTTATTTCATTCTTTAGGGCCTACATTTAAGGTCTATGCAGGACCCACACATTTCAAGTAGATCATGCCAAAGTTTAGCCCAGTGTGAAGTGAAACAGGAAAGCATTAACATTGTTTGTGCGCTCCAACATTTTCAGTATTTATGAAGCCATTTTTACATcc
Coding sequences within it:
- the LOC112218811 gene encoding liprin-beta-2-like isoform X7, giving the protein MLQQELLSRNSLETQKLDLMDEVSYLKLKLVGMDEKQNHNDSSKDQQNKAECVVNLISELQEQMCRFQEEIHTRIMEKRTMEAQGESGAREAHDQSPDVGLGGTDMEEFCCCCGGQNGLLQELRLLKSKVDVLEGEKLQYERKLKATKVEIADLQQILASKDSEIEGLQSQLVSRGPMTNENPERVEVFRRLLTDQYQEFQRLKMGMESLLAANDEKDRHIEELTVLLRQYRKMKEVMALAQVTREKLLVGSSEEELSGSLKMRALTHKAHSDIIRSEMSSRCSSPLLRSSSSFQKELNSSIQTSLETSMVMVSPSDAGCFHNGQWSQPQMLSSSLEELQSRSLPKHVVGQPVEAVSENRHMEMNKYQTLPGKLSRPDMNGDQEQYATPVQLSPDDSEDSELNLRKSERLDESTQSDLSPLSSGVDSGKQSPVSPENKKNHLGIKKLWGKIRRTQSGTLQREDLEPGEFKRGGLRATASPRLARTGETLTSVWDLKTPFSKWTPEQVCCWLEESGLDQYVILAQHWANSGQTLLSATPQDLEKEMGIKNPLHRKKLQLALKSFSTKTTEKSSELDHIWVTRWLDDIGLPQYKGQFHEGRVDGRMIQYLTVNDLLFLKVTSQLHHLSVKCAIHVLHVNKFNPNCLKRRPGDENKTSPSEVVQWSNHRVMEWLRSVDLAEYAPNLRGSGVHGGLIILEPRFNSDTLAMLLNIPPQKTLLRRHLATNFNMLVGSQAQQEKREFMESLGYAPLSTTAKVRPKKLGFSNFGHLRKKRCDESTDYICPLEAAQVQAVLNGAHRPYSGFRGLSPILDRDPDRRQQMAVTEGPVLQIEALSEGINQLTGSREERGAGAVPNIKGRPILVIRETTL